In Methylacidiphilum infernorum V4, a single window of DNA contains:
- a CDS encoding sigma-70 family RNA polymerase sigma factor, which yields MMKTRQAAFSSDLQNKGLDYEKMFKEELPIIQSAKAAEKKALEWLAIHSLPMRQQVARFYLPYLADQWPDAENVGWFGILDALEKWDEQMQIRFFDYAIHHVKNRVRNYANACRTTVRRPNSVYREYRKIEKFLEQGLTLEEITALYGYSPYQLEKILQVYSLDISLHFTAFDEESETCFLDLLVYPENPDDSLEREERLRKLFTVLSHLDEISRKIVFFFFGIEEGTGAKGKPTAWIAHKLKIPRQKVMQMLEEALKQLKRDLFLLDIFNIQHPLPTGISSSMVTMELANALEDEE from the coding sequence ATGATGAAGACTCGCCAAGCAGCTTTTTCTTCTGACCTTCAAAATAAGGGATTGGATTATGAAAAAATGTTTAAAGAAGAATTACCGATTATTCAGTCGGCAAAAGCGGCTGAAAAGAAAGCCTTGGAATGGTTGGCCATCCATTCCTTGCCCATGAGACAACAGGTAGCACGATTTTATTTACCTTATTTAGCCGATCAGTGGCCTGATGCGGAAAATGTAGGATGGTTTGGCATTCTTGATGCTCTCGAAAAATGGGACGAGCAGATGCAAATACGGTTTTTCGATTATGCTATTCATCATGTGAAAAATAGGGTTCGAAATTATGCCAATGCGTGTAGGACAACAGTACGAAGACCTAATTCTGTATATAGAGAATACCGGAAAATAGAAAAATTTTTAGAACAGGGATTGACCTTGGAAGAGATCACAGCTCTTTATGGGTATTCCCCCTATCAGCTAGAAAAAATTCTCCAGGTTTATTCTCTGGATATCAGCCTCCATTTCACCGCTTTTGATGAAGAATCCGAAACGTGTTTTCTTGACTTGTTGGTTTATCCTGAGAATCCTGACGATTCTTTAGAAAGAGAGGAAAGACTACGCAAGCTGTTTACGGTGTTATCCCATCTCGATGAAATTTCTAGAAAAATAGTATTCTTTTTTTTCGGTATCGAGGAAGGAACAGGAGCTAAGGGAAAGCCAACGGCCTGGATTGCCCATAAGCTAAAAATTCCCCGACAAAAAGTCATGCAAATGTTGGAAGAGGCTTTGAAACAGCTTAAAAGGGACCTTTTCCTTTTGGACATTTTTAATATTCAGCATCCCCTCCCCACGGGTATATCCTCCTCGATGGTTACAATGGAGCTGGCCAATGCTCTAGAAGATGAAGAATAA
- a CDS encoding VirB4 family type IV secretion system protein, translating to MNSLVSPLRLFIPSPLFNTKKMAVFRDWADACPYVGLYDRYIVDKFGGVHSFYKTYFPQVDIVSPSRLAELQDQLRLLLTQLPHEIAQTQHLFTCNGDYGPLLEQFAAVPSDPLVESFRERKAKRLFQKMVKRKLVRIETHTVLTVAPQSRIKQTEWFLRIGGRESVEIERRRISKAQFDSAVASLQAAESVFAEIMKKASARFVPLDAREIADYFFRLWNPGLAVEEAMKVNYDYERMPFVDSWMLQEVTVHKDMIQIGDYYHGLVSMVGLPLETRPRDMEKLTVGLPFRDVRVSLIVRKTEKTKEMEKLRKRIDWADQRMRLGLNLIDMLYKPHENRRESGIQNIEAWMQIEEAQNLLKDIRSGEDDLLQVQLTVHFWHKQKEEVKKRAKILLNRFGDLSRAKGWIEQSSLLPVLMSELPAVYAPLTRPLLVRGRMAADLIPLCRGLESDEKPIHLFGNTTGGLVPLDLEDKRNEGASMLYISGVKGSGKSALAQIIVLRHLRPDSWLIILDKGNSYDRLVELSGGTTIRLDMATPKCFNPFEVYTQRNSKGELIEPSDHELIKVVNCLEILATSQRGEPLRIEEKNILESLTRQTFSNAIKNRATYVTLDDFARQMAYRADAQFLAESLKAFVDGRYKRWFNGTTQVHWKTKVIHFDFEYISKDKDLAAALIPMAVLFVSDIILSHPHVFKMLVFGEMWQHVSNPATANLIIEAFKTYRKKRCAIIGESQAILDLVDNPAVAKAVIQNVDTWILFPQGSEHHIEFAVKELELTKGQRDLLTHLRSCSRVHPDGEVELWREAFYLRGRGPESLSGVIRAEIEPEEYWLTTTTPADFPAWDAARKAFPEEMNQALESLSAKYPLGVREEKPKSPFRSNLQQSFYETKS from the coding sequence ATGAATTCCCTTGTTTCTCCCTTGCGGCTATTTATCCCAAGTCCCCTTTTTAACACCAAGAAAATGGCCGTTTTCAGGGATTGGGCTGACGCCTGTCCTTACGTGGGGCTTTACGATCGCTACATTGTAGATAAATTTGGCGGCGTTCACTCCTTCTATAAAACCTATTTTCCACAAGTGGACATCGTTAGTCCTTCCCGGTTAGCCGAGCTCCAGGACCAACTTAGACTATTGCTCACCCAACTTCCCCATGAAATTGCCCAAACCCAGCACCTCTTTACCTGTAATGGGGACTACGGGCCCCTCCTTGAACAATTCGCCGCAGTCCCTTCTGATCCCTTGGTCGAATCATTCCGAGAAAGAAAAGCAAAACGGCTCTTCCAAAAAATGGTCAAAAGAAAGCTGGTACGCATCGAAACCCATACGGTACTAACGGTGGCTCCACAAAGTAGGATTAAGCAGACCGAGTGGTTCTTGCGCATAGGGGGGAGAGAGAGTGTAGAGATTGAAAGGAGAAGAATTTCAAAAGCGCAGTTTGATTCCGCCGTGGCTAGCCTGCAAGCAGCCGAATCGGTCTTTGCAGAGATCATGAAAAAGGCTTCAGCGCGATTTGTTCCCTTGGACGCCCGTGAGATAGCGGACTATTTTTTTAGGCTATGGAATCCCGGTTTGGCTGTCGAGGAAGCCATGAAAGTCAATTATGACTATGAAAGGATGCCCTTCGTCGATTCATGGATGCTCCAGGAAGTCACGGTGCACAAGGACATGATCCAAATTGGAGATTATTATCATGGGCTTGTGTCCATGGTAGGTTTGCCTTTAGAAACTCGACCTAGGGACATGGAAAAATTGACCGTCGGGTTGCCTTTCAGAGACGTTCGAGTCAGCCTCATAGTGAGAAAGACAGAGAAGACAAAAGAAATGGAAAAATTAAGAAAGCGGATCGATTGGGCAGATCAGCGAATGCGGCTGGGACTAAACTTGATTGATATGCTCTACAAGCCCCATGAAAATCGAAGGGAATCAGGAATCCAAAATATAGAGGCTTGGATGCAGATAGAAGAAGCCCAAAACTTGCTCAAGGACATTCGCTCCGGAGAAGATGATCTGCTCCAAGTTCAGCTCACCGTTCATTTTTGGCACAAACAGAAAGAGGAGGTCAAGAAAAGGGCGAAGATATTGCTCAATCGGTTTGGGGACCTTTCCCGGGCAAAAGGTTGGATTGAACAATCCAGCCTGCTTCCCGTCCTTATGAGTGAATTGCCCGCCGTTTATGCTCCGCTTACACGACCCCTTCTTGTCCGGGGAAGGATGGCAGCCGACTTAATTCCCCTATGCAGGGGGTTGGAAAGCGATGAGAAACCCATTCATCTTTTCGGCAACACCACGGGAGGGCTTGTGCCCCTGGATTTGGAAGATAAACGCAATGAAGGGGCCTCCATGCTTTACATCAGTGGAGTCAAGGGATCGGGAAAAAGTGCGCTGGCTCAAATTATCGTTTTAAGGCACCTCAGGCCAGATTCATGGCTTATTATCTTGGACAAGGGGAACAGTTACGACAGGCTCGTAGAACTCAGTGGGGGAACCACCATCAGGCTCGATATGGCCACCCCCAAATGTTTTAACCCCTTTGAAGTTTATACCCAAAGAAACAGCAAGGGGGAGCTCATAGAGCCTTCAGATCACGAGCTTATAAAAGTTGTCAACTGCCTGGAGATCTTGGCTACTTCTCAAAGAGGAGAACCCCTGCGTATAGAAGAAAAGAATATTCTTGAATCTCTTACACGACAAACTTTTTCCAACGCGATCAAAAACCGGGCCACCTACGTTACCCTCGATGATTTTGCCAGGCAAATGGCCTATAGAGCCGATGCTCAGTTTTTGGCCGAATCCCTCAAAGCTTTTGTCGATGGCCGATATAAAAGATGGTTTAACGGGACGACCCAGGTCCATTGGAAAACAAAAGTGATCCATTTTGACTTTGAATATATCTCTAAAGACAAGGATTTAGCCGCTGCCCTTATTCCTATGGCCGTGCTTTTTGTTTCCGATATTATTTTATCCCATCCCCATGTATTCAAGATGCTCGTATTCGGGGAAATGTGGCAGCACGTTTCCAATCCTGCCACCGCAAACCTCATTATTGAAGCTTTTAAAACTTATAGAAAGAAAAGGTGTGCGATCATTGGAGAATCCCAGGCTATTTTGGACTTGGTCGACAATCCAGCCGTGGCCAAAGCGGTCATACAAAACGTCGATACGTGGATCCTTTTTCCCCAGGGCAGCGAACACCACATTGAGTTTGCCGTTAAGGAGTTGGAATTGACAAAAGGTCAAAGGGATCTTTTAACCCATCTTCGCTCTTGCTCAAGGGTTCATCCCGATGGAGAGGTAGAACTTTGGAGAGAAGCTTTTTACCTAAGGGGAAGGGGGCCGGAAAGTCTTTCAGGAGTTATTCGGGCAGAAATTGAACCGGAAGAATATTGGTTAACCACCACGACTCCCGCGGATTTCCCAGCCTGGGATGCAGCAAGGAAAGCTTTCCCCGAAGAGATGAATCAAGCCCTAGAATCCCTATCCGCAAAATATCCTCTTGGAGTCAGGGAAGAAAAGCCAAAATCTCCTTTTCGCTCAAATCTCCAGCAATCATTTTATGAAACGAAAAGCTGA